One window of the Parasphingopyxis algicola genome contains the following:
- the lexA gene encoding transcriptional repressor LexA, translating to MLTKKQHELLMFIHDRLADTGISPSFEEMKDALDLKSKSGVHRLISALEERQFIRRLPNRARALEILRMPEQTGAKSSPVTTAPKMMPVAANDVLDLPLHGRIAAGQPIEAIEGQESLSVPAAFLGSGEHYALEVAGDSMVEEGILDGDYALIRKADTAREGEIVVALIDRNEATLKTFRREGSMVRLDPANRNYEPQRYAPEQVAIQGTLAGLLRRY from the coding sequence ATGCTGACCAAGAAACAGCATGAGCTGCTGATGTTCATCCACGACCGACTGGCCGATACCGGCATCTCTCCTTCCTTTGAGGAAATGAAGGATGCGCTCGATCTCAAATCGAAATCGGGCGTCCACCGGCTGATCTCGGCGCTGGAAGAGCGTCAGTTCATCCGCCGTCTGCCCAATCGCGCCCGCGCGCTCGAAATTCTCCGCATGCCCGAACAGACAGGCGCGAAATCCTCGCCGGTGACGACCGCGCCGAAGATGATGCCGGTTGCCGCCAATGACGTGCTCGATCTCCCCCTGCACGGCCGGATTGCCGCGGGCCAGCCGATCGAGGCGATCGAAGGCCAGGAATCGCTGAGCGTGCCTGCCGCCTTTCTCGGCAGCGGCGAACATTATGCGCTTGAGGTCGCCGGGGACTCGATGGTCGAGGAAGGCATTCTCGACGGCGATTACGCGCTGATCCGCAAGGCCGACACGGCGCGCGAAGGCGAGATCGTCGTCGCGCTGATCGACCGGAACGAAGCGACGCTCAAGACCTTCCGCCGCGAAGGCTCGATGGTCCGTCTCGATCCCGCCAACCGCAATTACGAACCCCAGCGTTATGCGCCCGAACAGGTCGCGATCCAGGGGACATTGGCCGGCCTGTTGCGGCGCTACTGA
- a CDS encoding citrate synthase, whose amino-acid sequence MGDNSAKISVNENDYDYAVESGSCGPDVIDIRKLYSETGLFTFDPGFKSTASCESGLTYIDGGKGILLHRGYPIDQLAEQSNFMEVAYLLLNGELPGRQEFVDFERTITLHTMVHEQLKQLYSGFRRDAHPMAIMCGVVGALSAFYHDSTDISDPEQRKIASHRMIAKMPTIAAMAYKYAIGQPFLYPDNDLSYTGNFLRMTFGVPAEDYEVNPVIEKAMDRIFILHADHEQNASTSTVRLAGSSGANPFACIAAGIACLWGPAHGGANEAALNMLREIGTPDRIGEYIDRAKDKDDPFRLMGFGHRVYKNFDPRAKVMKETAADVLNTLGVDDPIFDVARELEQIALSDEYFIEKKLYPNVDFYSGVILSAIGFPTTMFTVLFALARTVGWVAQWNEMISDPGQTIGRPRQLYTGPEQRDYVPIGSR is encoded by the coding sequence ATGGGCGACAACAGCGCCAAAATCTCGGTCAACGAAAATGATTATGATTACGCGGTGGAGTCCGGCTCGTGCGGTCCCGACGTAATCGACATCCGCAAGCTCTATTCCGAGACGGGCCTGTTCACCTTCGATCCCGGCTTCAAGTCGACCGCGAGCTGCGAATCCGGCTTGACCTACATCGACGGCGGCAAGGGCATATTGCTCCATCGCGGTTATCCGATCGACCAGCTCGCCGAACAGTCGAACTTCATGGAAGTCGCCTATCTGCTGCTCAACGGCGAATTGCCCGGCCGCCAGGAATTCGTCGATTTCGAACGCACGATCACCTTGCACACCATGGTCCATGAGCAGCTGAAACAGCTCTACAGCGGCTTCCGTCGCGACGCCCACCCGATGGCTATCATGTGCGGCGTGGTGGGCGCACTGTCGGCTTTCTATCACGACTCGACCGACATCTCCGATCCCGAGCAGCGCAAGATCGCCTCGCACCGGATGATCGCGAAGATGCCGACGATCGCCGCGATGGCCTATAAATATGCGATCGGCCAGCCCTTCCTCTATCCGGACAACGATCTCTCCTACACCGGCAATTTCCTGCGCATGACCTTCGGCGTTCCCGCCGAGGATTACGAGGTGAATCCGGTCATCGAAAAGGCGATGGACCGGATCTTCATCCTCCACGCCGATCATGAGCAGAATGCCTCGACGTCGACCGTGCGCCTCGCCGGCTCGTCGGGCGCCAATCCGTTTGCCTGCATCGCCGCCGGCATCGCCTGTCTCTGGGGTCCGGCGCATGGCGGCGCCAACGAGGCGGCGCTCAATATGCTGCGCGAAATCGGCACGCCGGACCGGATCGGCGAGTATATCGACCGCGCCAAGGACAAGGACGATCCGTTCCGCCTGATGGGTTTCGGGCATCGCGTCTACAAGAATTTCGATCCCCGCGCGAAGGTGATGAAGGAAACGGCGGCCGACGTGCTGAATACCCTGGGTGTCGACGATCCGATCTTCGATGTTGCGCGCGAACTCGAGCAGATCGCACTCAGCGACGAATATTTCATCGAGAAGAAGCTCTACCCGAATGTCGACTTCTATTCAGGCGTGATCCTCTCGGCGATCGGATTCCCGACGACGATGTTTACGGTTCTCTTTGCCCTGGCCCGCACCGTGGGCTGGGTCGCCCAGTGGAACGAGATGATCTCGGACCCTGGTCAGACCATCGGCCGGCCGCGTCAGCTCTATACCGGCCCCGAACAGCGCGATTACGTACCGATCGGCAGCCGCTAG
- a CDS encoding ComEC/Rec2 family competence protein, which produces MGARTSIAPGGRQSRLSGFFSAIENRLERERDQLPLWLPVALGFGIASWFALTDRNSWIAFLLTGAGLGLAALTLARTMRLARGIGIFALVAGIGCVLIWVRAEWVDTETLERPVVSRFAAEIVSVEHMPARESVRLMLRSPTDPALPRQFRVNIDEDVAPGGLRAGAWISLRARLMPPPRAAVPGGYDFSQRAWFSGIGATGRAWGDIEIVRPASGDSWRGWLETRRARLAAHVAERVGGGEGAIAATLATGDRGRIAEEDAEAMRRSGLAHLLAISGLHVTAVIGVAMLLVLKLLALSPRLALNAPLILIAAGAGALAGLSYTLFTGAQVPTVRACVAAMLVLVGVAMGRDAITLRLVAAGALVILLFWPETLVGPSFQLSFAAVTAIIALHEHPRAKKLLSRRDEPWTAKIGRFTLGLLLTGLVVEIALMPIALFHFNKAGLYGALANIVAIPLTTFIIIPLEALALFLDIFGLGAPVWWLVGQTLGLLLDLAHGVSGTPGAVALLPAMPIAAYALMIVGGLWFCLWKTEWRFWGFAPIAAGAIWALVTPAADVLVTGDGRHMAVRESDGRLALLRPRAGDYVRDMFNETSGTEAEAGALEDLPAAWCSADSCRTTIWRGDRQWRVFATRSRYYLPYPALVEECAAADIVVSDRRMPEGCTPRWLLADRTLLRETGGLAITLSPPGIRTVLEPGDDHPWRRVAQ; this is translated from the coding sequence TTGGGAGCGCGAACTAGCATAGCGCCCGGCGGGCGACAATCGCGACTGTCCGGCTTCTTCTCGGCAATCGAAAACCGGCTGGAACGCGAACGGGACCAGTTGCCGCTCTGGCTGCCCGTGGCACTGGGGTTCGGGATCGCCAGCTGGTTCGCGCTGACAGACCGTAACAGCTGGATCGCATTCCTGCTGACCGGCGCGGGACTGGGCCTCGCGGCGCTAACCCTCGCGCGCACCATGCGCCTGGCGCGCGGTATCGGCATCTTCGCCCTGGTCGCCGGGATCGGTTGTGTGCTCATCTGGGTCCGCGCCGAATGGGTCGACACCGAGACGCTCGAACGGCCGGTCGTAAGCCGCTTTGCCGCGGAGATAGTCTCGGTCGAGCACATGCCCGCGCGGGAAAGCGTGCGCCTGATGTTGCGCTCGCCGACCGATCCGGCGCTGCCGAGGCAATTCCGCGTCAATATCGACGAAGACGTAGCGCCTGGCGGATTGCGCGCCGGTGCCTGGATATCGTTGCGCGCGCGGCTGATGCCACCGCCGCGCGCGGCGGTACCCGGCGGCTATGATTTTTCCCAGCGCGCTTGGTTTTCGGGAATCGGGGCGACGGGCCGGGCATGGGGCGATATCGAGATCGTCCGCCCGGCGAGCGGCGACAGCTGGCGCGGCTGGCTCGAAACGCGCCGAGCGCGGTTAGCCGCGCATGTCGCCGAGCGGGTCGGCGGCGGAGAAGGTGCAATTGCTGCAACACTGGCGACCGGCGATCGCGGACGGATTGCGGAAGAGGATGCCGAGGCGATGCGGCGCAGCGGGCTTGCCCATCTGCTCGCGATCAGCGGGTTGCATGTTACGGCCGTGATCGGCGTGGCGATGCTGCTGGTCCTCAAGTTGCTGGCGCTGAGCCCGAGACTCGCGCTCAATGCGCCCCTGATCCTGATCGCGGCGGGGGCCGGGGCTCTGGCCGGGCTCTCCTACACCCTTTTTACCGGCGCCCAGGTGCCAACCGTGCGCGCCTGCGTCGCGGCAATGCTCGTGCTCGTCGGTGTGGCGATGGGGCGGGATGCGATTACCTTGCGGCTGGTGGCCGCCGGAGCGCTGGTCATATTGCTGTTCTGGCCCGAAACGCTGGTCGGGCCGAGCTTCCAGCTGAGCTTTGCGGCCGTCACCGCGATCATCGCCTTGCACGAGCATCCGCGCGCGAAGAAGCTGCTCTCGCGCCGCGACGAACCCTGGACGGCGAAGATCGGCCGTTTCACGCTCGGGCTTCTCCTCACCGGGCTGGTCGTCGAAATCGCGCTGATGCCGATCGCTCTCTTCCATTTTAACAAGGCCGGGCTCTACGGCGCGCTCGCCAACATCGTCGCGATCCCGCTGACGACGTTCATCATCATCCCGCTCGAGGCGCTGGCGCTGTTTCTCGATATTTTCGGGCTCGGCGCGCCGGTCTGGTGGCTCGTCGGCCAGACGCTCGGGCTGCTGCTCGATCTGGCTCATGGCGTATCGGGAACACCGGGTGCCGTTGCGCTCCTTCCGGCAATGCCGATCGCCGCCTATGCGCTGATGATCGTCGGCGGGCTCTGGTTCTGCCTTTGGAAGACCGAATGGCGATTCTGGGGTTTCGCGCCGATTGCGGCGGGCGCGATCTGGGCGCTGGTAACGCCGGCGGCGGATGTTCTCGTTACCGGCGACGGCCGCCATATGGCGGTCCGCGAAAGTGATGGGCGGTTAGCACTGCTCCGGCCCCGTGCCGGCGACTATGTACGCGACATGTTCAACGAAACCTCTGGGACCGAAGCGGAGGCCGGCGCACTCGAAGATCTGCCGGCAGCCTGGTGCAGCGCAGACAGTTGCCGAACGACCATATGGCGCGGCGACAGGCAATGGCGCGTCTTTGCGACACGCAGCCGCTACTATCTGCCCTATCCGGCGCTGGTCGAAGAATGCGCCGCCGCCGATATTGTCGTCAGCGACCGCCGCATGCCGGAGGGGTGCACGCCACGCTGGCTGCTGGCCGACCGGACATTGCTGCGGGAAACCGGCGGACTGGCAATTACCTTGTCACCGCCCGGCATCCGCACCGTACTGGAACCGGGCGACGATCACCCCTGGCGACGGGTAGCTCAGTAG
- a CDS encoding sensor histidine kinase, which produces MNGMASSAGQSFGRLDEKGSLVAADAALEELHMRAGGVPGGSLAIPQIAALAKLASRLGIAVSRSVIAADGDRDVELHIQAEPDSDGVKLAVGGWVSRDPASPAGRDPELREHDFLRADADWLWETDHTLRLTALSPDADKMLGAADSFVGQPLTGLFRFVERDDGTLPILNALAEHRRFERQEAVLRPEGAQRVELTAVPLIDGSGRFAGFRGTAVAVEAKPDRPGVLHGETEVPNAFGRQINRALRAPLDRIVASAHSIEAQIDGPIRGDYAEYAGDIARAGRHLLGLIDDLADLQAVERDDFEPEIQDIDLADIARDAAGLLSVRASEKKIRIDRPADDESLPARADYKRVLQILVNLVGNAVRFSPEDSQIWIRCETEGDLAAVIVADQGRGIAPEDQPRIFEKFERLSADEPGTGLGLYIARRLARAMGGDIDVDSAPGQGARFVLTLPVGD; this is translated from the coding sequence ATGAACGGCATGGCAAGCTCTGCCGGTCAGTCCTTCGGACGGCTGGACGAGAAGGGCTCTCTGGTTGCCGCCGATGCGGCGCTTGAAGAATTGCACATGCGTGCGGGCGGGGTTCCGGGGGGGAGCCTGGCGATCCCGCAAATCGCCGCGCTTGCGAAGCTGGCCAGCCGACTCGGCATTGCTGTCTCGCGCTCGGTCATTGCCGCCGACGGAGATCGTGACGTGGAACTGCATATCCAGGCCGAGCCGGATAGTGACGGCGTGAAGCTGGCAGTGGGCGGTTGGGTATCCCGAGATCCCGCTTCTCCGGCTGGCCGGGATCCCGAACTGCGCGAACATGATTTCCTGCGGGCCGATGCCGACTGGCTTTGGGAAACCGACCATACGTTGCGGCTGACGGCGCTCTCGCCCGATGCCGACAAGATGCTGGGCGCCGCCGATTCTTTTGTCGGTCAACCGCTTACCGGCCTGTTCCGGTTCGTCGAGCGCGATGACGGTACCCTCCCCATTCTGAACGCCTTGGCCGAACATCGTCGCTTCGAGCGGCAGGAAGCAGTGCTTCGTCCGGAAGGAGCGCAGCGCGTCGAACTGACCGCGGTTCCATTGATCGACGGCAGTGGCCGTTTTGCCGGGTTTCGCGGCACGGCGGTAGCCGTCGAGGCGAAGCCGGACCGACCCGGCGTTCTGCACGGCGAGACCGAGGTTCCCAATGCCTTCGGGCGGCAGATCAACCGGGCGTTGCGGGCTCCGCTCGACCGGATCGTGGCGAGCGCCCACAGTATCGAGGCGCAGATCGATGGGCCGATCCGAGGAGATTATGCCGAATATGCGGGTGACATCGCGCGCGCCGGGCGCCACTTGCTCGGCCTTATCGACGATCTGGCCGATCTCCAGGCGGTCGAGCGCGACGATTTCGAGCCCGAGATCCAGGACATCGATCTGGCCGATATCGCACGCGACGCCGCGGGCCTGCTGTCGGTGCGCGCGAGCGAGAAGAAGATCCGGATCGACCGCCCGGCCGATGACGAAAGCCTGCCCGCCCGCGCCGATTATAAGCGCGTGCTGCAAATCCTAGTAAATCTGGTCGGTAACGCCGTGCGTTTTTCGCCCGAGGATAGCCAGATCTGGATTCGCTGCGAAACAGAAGGCGATCTGGCCGCCGTCATCGTAGCGGATCAGGGGCGCGGGATTGCGCCCGAAGACCAGCCGCGCATTTTCGAAAAATTCGAACGTCTTTCGGCCGACGAACCGGGCACGGGCCTCGGCCTCTACATCGCCCGGCGTCTGGCACGGGCGATGGGCGGGGATATCGATGTGGACAGCGCACCGGGGCAGGGCGCCCGTTTCGTGCTGACCCTGCCGGTCGGCGATTAG
- the gltX gene encoding glutamate--tRNA ligase — translation MGATEKADGNERVVTRFAPSPTGFLHIGGARTALFNWLFARHHGGEFKLRIEDTDRARSTDEAIEKILDGMRWLGLDWDGEEVYQFARADRHVEVANALLDQGKAYRCYATPDELAEMREQQRAAKQPIRYDGRWRDRDPAEAPEGAPFVIRLKTETDGETVIEDAVQGRVVVRNEEIDDFVMLRGDGTPTYMLAVAVDDHDMGVTHVIRGDDHLNNAFRQRALIDAMGWPQPVYAHVPLIHGPDGAKLSKRHGALGVEAYRDEMGMLPEAVINYLLRLGWGHGDDEIISRDQAVEWFDLDGVGKSAARFDLKKLENLNGHYIREADNGRLADLAAPLIAADLGRELTEEDRKLLQRGMESIKPRAKSLGELAEGAGFLFRTRPLNLDEKAAKLLQDGAPALLAHLVPLLEGLPDWTEEALDTAVREFADARDLKLGKVAQPLRAALTGRATSPGIFDVLLLLGREESLARIADQAG, via the coding sequence ATGGGCGCAACCGAAAAAGCCGACGGTAATGAACGCGTTGTCACGCGTTTCGCACCCTCACCCACCGGATTCCTGCATATCGGCGGCGCCCGCACGGCGTTGTTCAACTGGCTGTTCGCGCGGCATCACGGCGGCGAATTCAAGCTGCGCATCGAGGATACCGACCGCGCGCGGTCGACTGACGAGGCGATCGAGAAGATCCTCGACGGCATGCGCTGGCTGGGTCTCGATTGGGATGGCGAGGAAGTCTATCAGTTCGCCCGCGCCGATCGCCATGTCGAAGTCGCCAATGCATTGCTCGACCAGGGCAAGGCCTATCGCTGTTATGCGACGCCCGACGAACTGGCCGAGATGCGCGAGCAACAGCGCGCGGCGAAGCAACCGATCCGCTATGACGGTCGCTGGCGCGACCGCGACCCCGCCGAAGCGCCCGAAGGCGCGCCCTTCGTGATACGGCTGAAAACCGAAACCGACGGCGAAACCGTCATCGAAGATGCAGTGCAGGGCCGGGTCGTCGTCCGCAACGAGGAAATCGACGATTTCGTGATGCTGCGCGGCGATGGCACGCCCACCTATATGCTCGCCGTTGCGGTCGACGATCACGATATGGGCGTCACGCACGTCATTCGCGGCGACGATCATCTGAACAACGCGTTTCGCCAGCGCGCGCTGATCGACGCGATGGGCTGGCCGCAGCCGGTCTATGCCCATGTTCCGCTGATCCATGGCCCCGATGGCGCGAAACTTTCGAAGCGCCATGGTGCGCTCGGCGTCGAAGCCTATCGGGACGAAATGGGCATGCTGCCCGAAGCGGTGATCAACTATCTGTTGCGGCTCGGCTGGGGGCATGGCGACGACGAGATCATCAGCCGCGACCAGGCGGTCGAATGGTTCGATCTCGACGGTGTCGGCAAATCGGCAGCTCGCTTCGATCTCAAAAAGCTCGAAAATCTCAACGGACACTATATCCGCGAGGCGGACAATGGCCGCCTCGCGGATTTGGCGGCCCCGCTTATCGCTGCCGATCTGGGTCGCGAACTGACCGAAGAAGACCGGAAATTGCTGCAGCGCGGTATGGAGAGTATCAAGCCGCGAGCCAAGTCTCTCGGCGAGTTGGCGGAAGGCGCCGGATTTTTATTTCGCACCCGCCCCCTGAATCTGGACGAGAAGGCGGCAAAGCTGCTACAGGATGGCGCGCCAGCGTTGCTTGCCCATCTCGTACCGCTCCTTGAGGGACTGCCGGACTGGACGGAAGAGGCGCTAGACACCGCCGTAAGGGAATTTGCCGACGCCCGCGATCTCAAGCTGGGTAAAGTTGCTCAACCCCTACGTGCGGCGCTTACCGGCCGTGCGACATCGCCGGGAATATTCGATGTGCTGCTGCTCCTCGGTCGCGAGGAGTCGCTGGCGCGGATCGCCGATCAGGCAGGATAG
- a CDS encoding Hpt domain-containing protein: MAYDPGALDKTLAAAVGDDPSLIAELRSAFIQSAQRQVSALHNAVNDQEWQVAAWRLKGLAASFGVMDLMTLANQAAEGVPFDNTLLERIDKSLASFSSSLDFNSDNSMQ, translated from the coding sequence ATGGCTTATGATCCCGGAGCGCTGGACAAGACGTTGGCCGCCGCCGTGGGCGACGATCCGTCGCTGATCGCGGAGCTGCGGTCGGCGTTCATCCAGAGCGCACAGCGGCAGGTTTCCGCGCTTCACAACGCCGTCAACGACCAGGAATGGCAGGTCGCAGCGTGGCGGCTCAAGGGGCTTGCGGCGAGCTTCGGCGTAATGGATCTCATGACGCTGGCCAATCAGGCAGCGGAGGGAGTCCCATTCGACAATACCTTGCTCGAACGGATCGACAAGTCGCTCGCGAGCTTTTCGAGCAGCCTGGATTTCAACAGCGACAACAGCATGCAGTAG
- a CDS encoding DUF2336 domain-containing protein has product MSDPANSRSEAAEERISALLVAAARAAHRSGTGFTLAELVEPERYRLSEIERVAIRRMFVGLVGGIEDEMRARLLTEPELPDKPEFAASLGAAHVAIAWPILARAGFLEDDELANILERRGKSYHIIRQLRRTGVTDENGRLDVLTQHGDRDIAAHAMKLLIAESRINERFDDPRLGRSDLPETVDHRLVWTVAAALRDYGAHVHRMDGVALDRVVTNVARRMLEDRGDEPPVDAVAMRLAEKLYDAGLIDDPLLVEALNGARPIFYAAMLAVRAGISFEIAWDMATMPDVPSHMVLLKSIGVERDVASQSLMAMLHAVLAENGKADEVAAEWVELYDTLRPEDTEAAMRPWRLDPVYRSVVAQLAAADSGALR; this is encoded by the coding sequence ATGTCTGATCCGGCCAATTCCCGCTCGGAAGCTGCCGAAGAGCGCATCTCGGCGTTGCTCGTTGCGGCGGCGCGTGCGGCGCACAGGAGCGGCACCGGCTTCACGCTGGCGGAGCTCGTAGAGCCCGAACGGTACCGCTTGAGCGAAATCGAACGCGTTGCAATCCGCCGCATGTTCGTGGGGCTTGTCGGCGGTATCGAAGACGAAATGCGCGCCCGTCTGCTGACGGAGCCCGAACTGCCCGATAAGCCGGAATTCGCGGCCTCGCTCGGCGCCGCGCATGTCGCGATCGCTTGGCCGATACTTGCCCGCGCGGGCTTTCTCGAGGATGACGAGCTTGCGAACATCCTCGAGCGGCGGGGCAAGTCCTATCACATCATCCGGCAATTGCGCCGGACCGGCGTGACCGATGAAAACGGGCGGCTCGACGTGCTGACACAACATGGTGATCGTGACATTGCCGCTCACGCCATGAAACTGCTGATCGCTGAAAGCCGGATCAACGAACGGTTCGATGACCCGCGTCTCGGCAGGAGCGATTTGCCCGAGACAGTGGATCATCGGCTCGTCTGGACCGTGGCCGCGGCCTTGCGCGATTATGGCGCACATGTTCATCGGATGGACGGGGTGGCGCTGGACCGGGTCGTTACGAATGTCGCCCGGCGGATGCTCGAGGATCGCGGCGACGAACCACCTGTCGATGCAGTGGCGATGAGACTTGCAGAGAAGCTGTATGATGCGGGATTGATCGACGATCCGCTGCTCGTCGAGGCATTGAACGGCGCGCGACCGATATTCTATGCCGCAATGCTGGCGGTTCGTGCCGGAATTTCTTTCGAGATAGCCTGGGACATGGCAACCATGCCCGATGTGCCAAGCCATATGGTCCTGCTCAAGTCGATTGGCGTCGAACGCGATGTGGCGTCGCAGTCGCTGATGGCGATGCTGCACGCCGTTTTGGCCGAGAATGGCAAGGCCGATGAAGTCGCGGCCGAGTGGGTCGAGCTGTACGATACGCTGCGCCCTGAAGATACCGAGGCTGCGATGCGGCCCTGGCGGCTCGATCCCGTCTACCGTTCCGTGGTCGCCCAACTGGCGGCGGCCGATAGCGGAGCCCTGCGATGA
- the glp gene encoding molybdopterin molybdotransferase MoeA, whose amino-acid sequence MPGLLPVEQAQERLLALASPVEPETLPIEEAAGRWLAEDVAARRTQPAADLSAMDGYAIRFAECPGPWTVVGESAAGSPLERYVEPGEAARIFTGAPMPEGADTVMVQEEAARDGDTLRMDGKGPSGVGGNVRRKGRDFAERDVLLAAGTKLTPPALALAIAGGHGALPVGRAIRVALISTGDELVPPGQPTDTAQLPASNGPMLAAQLDGLPVKIDDIGIVPDTREALAKALDAASDADIIVTIGGASVGDHDLVRPALRAAGADIDFWRIAMKPGKPLMGGRLGEAIVLGLPGNPASAFVTAKLFLEPLIAHLSGAGDPLSRFRPAPLAADLPAIGKRAEYLRGRWRDGAVEALTQQSSASLAALAEAELLIHRPAGSAAARAGDTVDILPLA is encoded by the coding sequence ATGCCCGGCTTGCTGCCGGTCGAGCAAGCGCAAGAGCGGCTCCTCGCCCTGGCTTCGCCCGTAGAGCCCGAAACGCTTCCGATTGAAGAGGCGGCCGGTCGCTGGCTTGCGGAAGACGTCGCCGCGCGGCGCACCCAGCCGGCAGCCGACCTCTCGGCCATGGACGGTTATGCGATCCGTTTTGCCGAATGCCCGGGCCCATGGACGGTGGTCGGCGAGAGCGCGGCCGGATCGCCGCTCGAACGGTACGTCGAACCGGGAGAGGCCGCGCGCATCTTCACCGGCGCGCCCATGCCTGAAGGCGCCGACACGGTCATGGTGCAGGAAGAAGCCGCGCGCGATGGCGATACGCTGCGGATGGATGGTAAAGGGCCGTCCGGCGTCGGCGGCAATGTCCGGCGCAAGGGACGCGATTTTGCAGAAAGGGACGTCCTGCTCGCCGCTGGAACGAAGCTCACGCCGCCCGCGCTCGCGCTGGCGATCGCCGGCGGGCATGGCGCTCTGCCCGTGGGCCGCGCCATCCGTGTGGCGCTGATCTCCACCGGCGACGAGTTGGTGCCGCCAGGTCAGCCGACCGATACCGCGCAGCTGCCGGCATCCAACGGCCCGATGCTGGCCGCGCAGCTGGACGGTCTACCGGTCAAAATCGACGATATCGGCATCGTGCCCGACACGCGCGAAGCGCTGGCCAAGGCGCTCGACGCGGCGTCCGATGCCGATATCATCGTCACGATCGGCGGCGCATCGGTCGGCGACCACGATCTTGTTCGCCCCGCATTGCGAGCGGCAGGCGCCGATATCGATTTCTGGCGAATTGCGATGAAGCCCGGCAAGCCGCTGATGGGCGGCCGGCTCGGCGAGGCAATCGTGCTCGGCCTGCCCGGCAATCCGGCGTCGGCCTTCGTCACGGCCAAACTCTTCCTCGAACCGCTGATCGCGCATCTCTCCGGCGCTGGCGATCCCCTGTCCCGGTTCCGACCGGCGCCGCTCGCCGCGGATCTGCCTGCGATCGGCAAACGCGCCGAATATCTGCGCGGCCGCTGGCGCGACGGCGCCGTCGAAGCGCTTACGCAGCAAAGCAGCGCGTCGCTCGCCGCGCTGGCGGAAGCCGAGCTGCTGATCCACCGCCCGGCCGGAAGCGCGGCAGCCCGCGCCGGAGACACGGTCGATATCCTGCCCCTCGCTTGA
- a CDS encoding DUF1467 family protein: MQPISAVAIFFLFWFLCLFMVLPFGVRTDREMGVEPKPGHAESAPHQFRALRIVIRTTILATIFFALFYANYSYGWIGSDFLDFLKPESMRNAG, translated from the coding sequence ATGCAGCCGATTTCAGCGGTCGCAATATTCTTCCTGTTCTGGTTCCTCTGCCTGTTCATGGTGCTGCCTTTTGGCGTGAGAACAGACCGCGAAATGGGCGTCGAGCCGAAGCCGGGCCATGCCGAAAGCGCGCCGCACCAGTTCCGCGCGCTGCGGATCGTCATCCGCACGACGATCCTGGCGACGATCTTCTTTGCGCTATTCTACGCCAATTACAGCTATGGCTGGATCGGGTCGGATTTCCTCGATTTCCTCAAGCCGGAATCGATGCGGAACGCGGGCTAG